In Flavobacterium sp. WV_118_3, one DNA window encodes the following:
- a CDS encoding T9SS type A sorting domain-containing protein — MKEKITLFLLLLTLPIMAQWKNETLEHGGIIREYRIYIPSHYQDSKPASLVFALHGLSQSMIEFSRIIAIEKLAEEENIIVVCPQGLARSALGFKVTGWNSGASFATLDINEFRDIDDVGFIRSLVNKFSNQYTINPDNIFAFGFSMGGFMTQRLALELSDKIQSFASVAGTIGNGILPIAPDIPARPVSIAHFHGTEDEIVGYDNNAFGLNVDNLIDFWKTHNLGGLNPEHFIFPKITKDAMTVERFTYTSNFNDTEVVLFKVNNGPHNIWLREGINDISYTDEIWKFFKKTSTLANPSWEALQTELAVYPNPLTGNQINIRLSGHQQYENEACTVIVYDGIGRAIIHEKCKLISGNGTITARDLPNGGMYWVEVTGIEKRFKAHKKLLINR; from the coding sequence ATGAAAGAAAAAATTACGCTGTTCTTGCTTTTATTGACATTACCAATAATGGCACAATGGAAAAATGAAACGTTGGAACATGGTGGAATAATCCGGGAATACAGGATTTATATACCTTCGCATTATCAGGATTCAAAACCGGCATCGCTGGTTTTTGCACTACACGGGCTATCTCAAAGCATGATCGAATTTAGTCGTATCATAGCAATTGAAAAACTAGCCGAAGAGGAAAATATTATTGTTGTTTGCCCACAGGGATTAGCTAGGTCGGCTTTAGGATTTAAAGTTACAGGATGGAATTCCGGAGCAAGTTTTGCAACTCTTGATATAAATGAATTTAGAGATATAGATGATGTAGGGTTTATTCGCTCTTTAGTAAACAAATTCTCAAACCAGTATACAATAAATCCGGACAATATATTTGCCTTTGGTTTCTCAATGGGTGGCTTTATGACACAGCGACTTGCTTTGGAGTTAAGTGATAAAATACAATCGTTTGCTTCGGTTGCCGGTACTATCGGAAATGGAATCTTGCCAATAGCACCAGACATACCGGCGCGTCCGGTTTCGATAGCCCATTTTCACGGAACTGAAGATGAAATTGTCGGATATGATAATAATGCCTTTGGATTAAATGTTGACAATCTGATTGATTTCTGGAAAACCCACAATCTGGGAGGGTTAAATCCGGAGCATTTTATATTTCCGAAAATAACAAAAGATGCTATGACTGTGGAACGTTTTACATATACCAGTAATTTTAATGATACCGAAGTAGTACTGTTTAAAGTGAATAATGGACCACACAATATATGGCTTCGTGAAGGTATTAATGATATTTCCTATACCGATGAAATCTGGAAATTTTTCAAAAAAACGAGCACACTTGCCAATCCGTCGTGGGAAGCTTTGCAAACAGAATTAGCGGTTTATCCAAATCCGCTCACAGGAAATCAGATCAATATTCGTCTGAGTGGACATCAGCAATATGAAAACGAAGCTTGTACTGTTATTGTGTATGACGGAATCGGAAGAGCAATTATCCATGAAAAATGTAAATTAATCTCTGGTAACGGAACGATAACTGCAAGAGATTTACCCAATGGAGGGATGTATTGGGTTGAGGTAACCGGAATTGAAAAACGCTTTAAAGCACATAAAAAGCTGTTAATTAACCGATAG
- a CDS encoding linear amide C-N hydrolase, which produces MINFTQTAFRFFNNTRCFFAFFLLISLTPETIKACTRLVYKGPNNTIITARSMDWKDEIPANLWIFPRGMERNGEAGKNSLFWKSKYGSLITSAYDISTTDGMNEKGLVANVLWLVESKYPSYDWNGKQKGLAISAWAQYVLDNFATVSEAVSDLSKERFVVVSDFIPGTDKFTTLHLSISDIYGDNAIFEYINGKLIIHHDPTYTVMTNSPIFEEQLALHNYWKNIPGNIMLPGTNRAADRFTRAKYYLSVIPQTDDTRIAVGSVFSLIRNCSVPFGIATPEEPNISSTRWRSVSDQKNRVYYFETVLTPNTFWVDLKKIDFREKATVKKLSLENQETYSGDTLKHFKNAKPFVFAGLN; this is translated from the coding sequence ATGATTAACTTTACCCAAACTGCATTCCGGTTTTTTAATAATACCCGATGTTTCTTTGCTTTTTTTCTCCTAATTTCCCTCACACCAGAAACTATAAAAGCGTGTACCCGTTTGGTTTACAAAGGCCCTAACAATACGATCATCACCGCACGATCCATGGATTGGAAGGACGAAATACCAGCGAACCTTTGGATTTTTCCAAGAGGAATGGAACGCAACGGGGAAGCAGGAAAAAACTCTTTGTTTTGGAAATCCAAATATGGTAGTTTGATCACAAGTGCTTATGATATTTCCACAACCGATGGTATGAATGAGAAAGGTCTTGTTGCGAATGTTTTATGGTTGGTCGAATCGAAATATCCGTCTTATGATTGGAATGGAAAACAAAAAGGCCTGGCTATTTCGGCATGGGCACAATATGTTCTGGACAATTTTGCGACTGTTAGTGAAGCTGTATCGGATTTAAGCAAAGAACGATTTGTCGTGGTTTCTGATTTTATTCCGGGTACCGATAAATTTACGACACTCCATTTATCGATTTCCGATATTTATGGCGACAATGCCATTTTTGAATATATTAATGGTAAACTGATTATTCATCACGATCCTACTTATACCGTGATGACCAACTCGCCTATTTTTGAAGAACAGCTGGCTTTACATAATTACTGGAAAAACATTCCGGGTAACATTATGCTTCCGGGTACCAATCGTGCAGCTGATCGTTTTACCCGAGCCAAATATTACCTGAGTGTGATTCCTCAAACAGATGATACCCGAATTGCTGTAGGAAGTGTTTTTAGTTTAATCCGAAATTGTTCGGTTCCTTTTGGCATTGCTACTCCGGAAGAGCCTAATATTTCTTCCACACGCTGGCGTTCGGTATCCGACCAGAAAAACCGCGTGTATTACTTTGAAACGGTACTAACACCAAATACCTTTTGGGTTGATTTAAAGAAAATAGATTTTAGAGAAAAAGCAACCGTTAAAAAACTGAGTCTCGAAAATCAGGAGACTTATTCCGGTGATACCCTGAAACATTTTAAAAATGCCAAGCCTTTTGTTTTTGCAGGGTTAAACTAA
- a CDS encoding helix-turn-helix domain-containing protein, with protein sequence MELVTLESKAYQMLLAKIAKIEEYIKADDAKPKPSKEQEEIWMDNYDVCQLFHISTKTLQRLRKDELLPYTKLRGKCLYRMSDIEVALNERLINRSPKKLDEFRKNYVVKNTHK encoded by the coding sequence ATGGAGTTAGTTACTTTAGAAAGCAAAGCATATCAGATGCTATTAGCAAAAATTGCAAAAATTGAAGAATACATTAAAGCAGACGACGCAAAACCAAAACCGTCAAAAGAGCAGGAGGAAATATGGATGGACAATTATGATGTATGTCAATTATTTCATATTAGTACCAAAACATTACAGCGTTTGCGTAAGGACGAATTATTGCCGTATACAAAATTAAGAGGAAAATGCCTTTATCGGATGTCAGACATAGAAGTCGCTTTAAACGAACGATTAATTAACAGAAGTCCTAAAAAATTAGACGAATTTCGAAAAAATTATGTAGTGAAAAATACGCACAAATAA
- a CDS encoding efflux RND transporter periplasmic adaptor subunit: MKKILMLAGLCTLLCSIGCTSKKENEKEDQVKYLVTNPVQKDTMITKDYVSQIHSIQHIELRAQERGYLEKIFVDEGQFVKKGQLLFQIMPKLYQAETQKAAAEASFAEIEYKNTKRLADKNVVAPNELAMAKAKLDKAKAELALTQVHLGFTEIRAPFDGIIDRFHVRQGSLVDEGDLLTNLSDNSKMWVYYNVPEAEYLDYKAKVNSNSTPTVGLLMANNKMFDHSGVVETIEGEFNNETGNIAFRATFPNPKGLLRHGETGNIKMGIPLKNAILIPQKATFEVLDKKYVYVVDKDNVLRSREIQIAAELPHIFVIKSGLALTDKVLIEGIRLVKENEKINYKFEKPEYVMSHLELYAE; the protein is encoded by the coding sequence ATGAAGAAAATCCTAATGCTCGCAGGGTTATGTACCTTGTTGTGTTCCATTGGCTGTACGTCAAAAAAAGAAAACGAAAAAGAAGATCAGGTAAAATATCTGGTAACCAATCCTGTTCAAAAGGATACGATGATCACCAAAGACTATGTGTCCCAGATTCATTCCATTCAACATATCGAGCTTAGAGCTCAGGAACGTGGATATCTGGAGAAAATTTTTGTAGATGAAGGACAATTTGTAAAAAAAGGACAATTGTTATTCCAGATCATGCCAAAATTATACCAGGCTGAAACACAAAAAGCTGCGGCCGAAGCGAGTTTTGCCGAAATTGAATATAAAAATACCAAACGACTTGCCGATAAAAATGTAGTTGCACCAAATGAATTGGCTATGGCGAAAGCGAAATTGGATAAAGCAAAAGCCGAATTAGCACTAACACAAGTACACCTTGGATTTACCGAAATCCGTGCTCCGTTCGACGGGATCATCGACCGTTTTCACGTAAGACAAGGTAGCCTTGTAGATGAAGGTGATCTGTTAACCAATCTTTCGGATAACAGTAAAATGTGGGTATATTATAATGTACCGGAGGCTGAGTATCTGGATTATAAAGCCAAAGTAAATAGCAATAGCACTCCAACTGTTGGCTTATTAATGGCCAATAACAAAATGTTTGATCATTCTGGTGTGGTGGAAACGATTGAAGGAGAGTTTAATAATGAAACCGGAAATATTGCCTTCAGAGCAACATTTCCGAACCCGAAAGGATTGTTACGCCATGGGGAAACGGGGAATATCAAAATGGGAATTCCTCTTAAAAATGCCATCCTGATTCCTCAAAAAGCAACTTTTGAAGTCCTTGACAAAAAGTATGTATATGTAGTCGATAAAGACAATGTATTGCGATCAAGAGAAATTCAAATCGCAGCAGAATTACCGCATATTTTCGTAATTAAAAGCGGCTTGGCACTTACTGATAAGGTGCTTATCGAAGGAATTCGTCTTGTAAAAGAGAATGAAAAAATCAATTACAAATTTGAGAAGCCCGAATATGTTATGTCGCATTTAGAGCTATATGCAGAATAA